One genomic window of Lepeophtheirus salmonis chromosome 5, UVic_Lsal_1.4, whole genome shotgun sequence includes the following:
- the plx gene encoding TBC1 domain family member 4 translates to MTNNSAPISNSRRLSLSGENSPNSSAFYEVLYVGKIRISSKRTVKTFIDDSVNRFKTQEAERIKKQESLFNNNKKEIDTCDENQCHGKSKNNSSTDEDKVFHPLMPLPSNKSRHDNKQTSSPVSKSQSSGHLKEDIRVFSDKRLFEEFRERAASTSALEKNPIAKAKESIGNKTMLMQIGRSDIRLIYPDRRQILFNKCLKDIIHCEEGVHHAEYFGFICRDHSSGGSMGYVFKCQSSSVVNDVVTCLRTAHQFVQERIHRENNRTCVSCPMYMYQQLVRDMDGAATNRLAHSILLKRLDKLPEDERNSIMDKLTGAETSDIEEKNEIILVLLKAYCEIKQKSHKHSIEDAMDNKSIFLNEVGGSILRAKRSLTNSFSDMIKRKTSIDGTFLSSVYLNDHSTSPIEECDEDIQIRRRSQTVGSAARDTMQREMVGAGSKIALFIRSSNQSSAPLTPNKNFLGAPERMSPSKLSITGTPRVRRDIFKRVVTPAKHKDSSSTPEKRDYKELWKSAIKQQILLIRMERENKKIIASQFEAEERRQKLDYTQILSPVDDWIDFNSNYDLRNLEIKMHKGIPKAKRGDVWKYLSENRRSDGPWDSSNDFKSVPYSKLKQNLTPHQHSIIIDLGRTFPNHPYFSTSLGPGQLALYNVLKAYSLLDIEVGYCQGLAFVAGVLLMHTNSEEEAFNLLKHIMFELGFRKQYQSDMIGLQIQMYQISRLLHDVQRDIFDHIEEIGIDPSLYATSWFLTIFASNFPLGFVVRVFDLIFLQGIEGLFKVALCLISISKDSILSCKSLDNLMLFMKTEIPEMKLDKLNQALDQAFSLCFSKQLNSYEIEYHVLQEELLTQSNSSADLDLDSLRSENEELKKKLKKYQDLATTESVLRFLPSNQNTFSRHEIVSLLDKALYVNLENYDLLNNS, encoded by the exons ATGACAAATAATAGTGCACCCATTTCTAATTCACGGAGGCTCTCTCTATCTGGAGAGAATTCCCCCAACTCATCTGCATTCTATGAG gtGCTCTATGTTGGAAAGATACGGATATCCTCCAAACGAACTGTAAAAACCTTCATCGATGATTCGGTCAATAGGTTTAAAACACAAGAGGCAGAACGAATTAAAAAGCAAGAAAGCCtctttaataataacaagaaagaAATTGATACTTGTGATGAA aatcaATGTCATGGAAAATCTAAAAACAACTCATCCACAGATGAGGACAAAGTATTTCATCCGCTCATGCCTTTACCTTCCAATAAAAGTAGGCATGATAATAAGCAGACTTCTTCTCCTGTTTCGAAGAGTCAAAGCTCAGGACACTTAAAAGAGGATATTAGAGTATTCTCAGACAAAAGGTTATTTGAGGAATTCCGTGAAAGAGCTGCTTCAACGAGTGCTCTAGAAAAAAACCCAATAGCTAAA GCAAAGGAATCTATAGGAAATAAAACAATGCTCATGCAAATCGGACGAAGTGATATAAGACTTATTTACCCGGATCGACGTCAGATTTTGTTTAACAAATGCCTCAAAGATATCATACATTGTGAGGAGGGCGTCCATCATGCGGAATATTTTGGGTTTATTTGTAGAGATCACTCGTCAGGCGGTAGCATGGGCTATGTATTTAAATGTCAATCCTCTTCTGTCGTGAATGATGTTGTGACTTGCCTCCGAACAGCACATCAGTTTGTTCAGGAGAGGATTCACCGGGAAAATAATCGAACTTGTGTATCTTGTCCTATGTATATGTATCAACAACTCGTTCGTGATATGGATGGAGCAGCAACAAATCGCTTAGCACACTCTATCCTCTTGAAAAGATTGGATAAATTACCAGAGGACGAGAGAAATTCTATAATGGATAAACTCACTGGTGCTGAGACCTCAGACATTGaagaaaagaatgaaataattttggtCTTATTGAAGGCTTATTgtgaaattaaacaaaaatctcaCAAGCATTCAATTGAAGATGCAATGGATAACAA gtccatttttttaaatgaagttggAGGAAGCATTCTTCGAGCCAAACGATCTCTTACAAATTCATTCAGTGACATGATTAAGCGCAAAACTAGTATTGATGGTACGTTTCTGTCTTCAGTATATTTAAACGATCATTCAACTAGTCCAATTGAAGAGTGTGATGAAGATATTCAGATTAGACGTCGATCACAAACAGTAGGATCTGCGGCTAGGGATACAATGCAGAG GGAAATGGTAGGTGCAGGATCTAAAATAGCATTATTTATTCGATCTTCCAATCAGAGTTCCGCCCCCTTGACAccaaacaaaaactttttagggGCCCCTGAACGTATGTCTCCATCGAAGTTGTCTATAACAGGAACTCCTCGAGTAAGAAGAGACATTTTCAAAAGAGTCGTCACTCCAGCGAAACACAAGGATTCATCATCGACGCCAGAGAAAAGAGACTACAAAGAACTTTGGAAAAGTgcaataaaacaacaaattcTCCTTATCCGAATGGAAAGGGAGAACAAAAAGATCATTg CTTCTCAGTTCGAGGCAGAAGAGCGTCGACAGAAATTGGACTATACTCAAATTTTAAGTCCTGTTGACGATTGGATAGATTTTAACTCAAATTATGATTTACGCAATCTAGAAATCAAAATGCATAAAGGGATTCCTAAGGCCAAAAGAGGAGAT GTCTGGAAATATCTATCAGAAAACAGAAGAAGTGATGGCCCTTGGGATAGCTCAAACGATTTTAAATCTGTTCCCtactcaaaattaaaacaaaacttaactCCTCATCAACACTCTATCATCATTGACCTTGGTCGAACATTTCCGAATCATCCCTATTTCAGCACATCCCTGGGGCCTGGTCAACTTGCCTTGTATAACGTCTTAAAAGCTTATTCCCTTCTTGACATTGAGGTTGGCTATTGTCAAGGACTTGCATTTGTAGCTGGTGTTCTTTTGATGCATACCAATTCTGAGGAGGAAGCTTTCAATCTTTTAAAACATATCATGTTTGAATTGGGATTTCGAAAGCAATACCAGTCTGATATGATTGGACTCCAG ataCAAATGTATCAGATCTCTAGGCTACTGCATGATGTACAAAGGGATATATTTGATCACATTGAAGAAATAGGCATTGATCCCAGTTTGTATGCTACTTCCTGGTTTCTCACCatttttgcttcaaattttCCACTTGGATTCGTTGTCCGTGTGTttg atttaatttttttgcaaggaaTTGAGGGGCTCTTCAAAGTGGCATTGTGTCTCATTTCTATTTCAAAAGATTCTATTTTATCTTGTAAAAGTTTGGACAATCTAATGTTATTCATGAAAACGGAAATCCCCGAAATGAAGTTGGATAAACTTAATCAGGCTCTTGATCAA GCATTTTCTTTATGTTTCTCGAAACAATTAAACTCCTACGAAATTGAATATCATGTTCTACAAGAAGAACTTTTGACCCAAAGTAATTCTTCAGCTGACCTTGATCTGGATTCACTACGAAGTGAGAATGAGGAATTGAAGAAAAAGCTAAAGAAATATCAAGACTTGGCCACAACAGAAAGTGTACTCAGATTCCTTCCTTCAAACCAAAATACTTTCTCTAGGCATGAAATTGTTAGTCTACTTGATAAGGCTCTTTacgttaatttagaaaattatgatttattgaataatagttaa